One segment of Channa argus isolate prfri chromosome 17, Channa argus male v1.0, whole genome shotgun sequence DNA contains the following:
- the LOC137102938 gene encoding uncharacterized protein DDB_G0287625-like, with the protein MLREDPSEEIVRGIANNEEALQDMRGDPAWSRAGGRRRQEETQQGADQEAGGDGRSPPGAGQEAQQGAGVRRAGRLTRRSVGWPGTRNRSRVSSGPDHGRPRARNWNRSKSRARADHGRPGAWNRNQNRIRARADHGRPGARSRNQNRIRARADHGRPGARSRNRARPDHGQPGARSRNQNRIRARPDHGRPDARSRKQKRNRARPDHGQPDARSRNQNRNRARTRVEAGRGGEQPGGRCRSRTSVEARRGIENRTNRDGRNGRRPRRRDRERTKNQTSGRHHRRSDRNRKSQSRITRGGVDSPGGLDRGGGVDSPGELDRGPRDRGWDRERSGNSRIRFRDRSWDSDRSRNSRIGFRDSDRNRYSRIGFRDRSWDSDRSRNSRIGFRDRSWDRERIRNSRIGFRDRGWDRKSSRNSRIGFRDRRGPPAWPEIPLDCPDA; encoded by the exons AtgttaagggaggacccaagtgaagagattGTAAGAGGGATTGCAAATAACGAGGAAGCCCTCCAGGACATGAGAGGAGACCCAGCATGGAGCCGAGCAGGTGGCCGGCGGCGACAGGAAGAGACCCAGCAGGGGGCCGATCaggaggccggcggcgacggcagaagccctccgggggccggacagGAGGCCCAGCAGGGAGCCGGAGTT AGGAGAGCTGGTAGATTGACAAGAAGGAGTGTTGGCTGGCCCGGaaccaggaacagaagcagggtCAGTAGtgggccggaccacggccgaccccgAGCCAGGAACTGGAACAGGAGCAAGAGCAGAGCCAGGGcagaccacggccgacccggcgcctggaacaggaaccagaacaggatcagagccagggcggaccacggccgacccggcgccaggagcaggaaccagaacaggatcagagccagggcggaccacggccgacccggcgccaggagcaggaacagagccaggccggaccacggccaaCCCGGcgccaggagcaggaaccagaacaggatcagagccaggccggaccacggccgacccgacGCCAGGAGCAGGAAACAGAagaggaacagagccaggccggaccacggccaaCCCGAcgccaggagcaggaaccagaacaggaacagagcccGGACCAGAGTCGAGGCTGGGCGAGGCGGCGAGCAACCCGGAGGCAGGTGCCGTAGCAGGACTAGTGTCGAGGCCAGACGAGGCATCGA aaacaggacaaacagagacggGAGAAACGGTCGCCGCCCTCGGCGCCGGGACagggagaggaccaagaaccaAACGAGCGGTCGCCACCATCGGCGCAGcgacagaaacaggaagagccAGAGCAGAATCACCAGAGGCGGCGTCGACTCTCCCGGGGGGTTGGACCGAGGTGGCGGCGTCGACTCTCCCGGGGAGTTGGACCGAG GACCCAGGGACAGGGGCTGGGACCGTGAAAGGAGCGggaacagcagaatcaggtTCAGGGACAGGAGCTGGGACAGTGACAgaagcaggaacagcagaattgGGTTCAGGGACAGTGACAGGAACAGGTACAGCAGAATCGGGTTCAGGGACAGGAGCTGGGACAGtgacaggagcaggaacagcagaatcggGTTCAGGGACAGGAGCTGGGACCGTGAGAGGATCAGAAACAGCAGAATCGGGTTCAGGGACAGGGGCTGGGACCGTAAGAgtagcaggaacagcagaatcggGTTCAGGGACAGGCGAGGGCCCCCAGCATGGCCTGAAATTCCCTTAGACTGTCCAGATGCATGA